The following proteins come from a genomic window of Salvia hispanica cultivar TCC Black 2014 chromosome 4, UniMelb_Shisp_WGS_1.0, whole genome shotgun sequence:
- the LOC125218817 gene encoding chaperone protein dnaJ 11, chloroplastic-like has protein sequence MLQSPTLASTSPAPLQQFRSRNMSVRAEAAQLAVAAAPDRRSLYEVLRVRRNASQVEIKTAYRTLAKLHHPDARARFMDSSIATSADGGDFIEIHNAYATLSDPNARAEYDLNLTVDSRGRWNPGGYRSPGRGRFYQTRRWETDQCW, from the coding sequence ATGCTACAGAGCCCCACGCTCGCCTCCACATCGCCGGCTCCCCTCCAGCAATTCCGCAGCCGCAATATGTCCGTCCGAGCCGAGGCGGCGCAGCTGGCCGTGGCGGCGGCGCCGGACCGCCGCAGCCTCTACGAGGTCCTCCGCGTGAGGCGGAACGCGTCGCAGGTGGAGATCAAGACGGCGTACCGCACGCTGGCgaagctgcaccacccggacgCGAGAGCGCGGTTCATGGACTCCTCGATCGCAACGTCCGCGGACGGCGGAGACTTCATCGAGATCCACAACGCCTACGCCACGCTCTCGGATCCGAACGCCAGGGCGGAGTACGATCTCAATTTGACCGTCGATTCGCGCGGGCGGTGGAATCCCGGCGGCTACCGGAGCCCTGGCAGGGGGAGATTTTACCAGACGCGTCGCTGGGAGACGGACCAGTGCTGGTGA